The Coregonus clupeaformis isolate EN_2021a unplaced genomic scaffold, ASM2061545v1 scaf0327, whole genome shotgun sequence genome includes a region encoding these proteins:
- the LOC121572122 gene encoding uncharacterized protein LOC121572122, whose protein sequence is MSDRHGSSGKVNSPRQVVLPPFSNRTLHHPSFLPLYMAAMGSAQYPWRPHQQPVPVMTPSEFFYTDPTMHRGRRVPNIVTELQVFECFQLNTPRPIMSSCPAPLVRPDPFRTQPHPTRDLGGHTWRRDHPHLPITPRPRPLAPRPRERGQSRAVIQLTLEEDQAITNLLKLHHQEPVHPEVTTAVTSTQVDCPEGTSPVDHTSTLSQLSVGQFIPTSNPSPAEEMGLFHREDQLFVSAILEPQYQNQARLRSDVELEAANALLTMDEESAGLMDDEGTWNQIQTLDRPSNRSPENLHLQYFSPEECDCDTLPLEDDESCLSPNALPPITSTWDAVALRNGTVTESEGTAVDALLRLGDLTTPCCPHFS, encoded by the exons ATGAGCGACAGACATGGAAGTTCTGGAAAGGTCAAT AGCCCAAGGCAGGTGGTCCTTCCTCCATTCTCCAACAGGACCCTCCACCATCCCTCCTTTCTGCCCCTGTACATGGCAGCCATGGGGTCAGCCCAGTACCCCTGGAGACCCCACCAACAGCcag TTCCAGTTATGACTCCCTCTGAGTTCTTCTACACGGACCCCACCATGCACCGGGGACGACGGGTACCGAACATCGTGACCGAGTTGCAG GTTTTTGAGTGCTTCCAACTCAACACCCCTCGCCCCATCATGTCCTCTTGCCCCGCGCCCCTCGTCAGACCTGACCCCTTCAGAACACAACCCCACCCTACCAGAGACCTGGGTGGCCACACCTGGAGGAGGGACCATCCCCATCTGCCCATCACCCCCAGGCCGAGGCCCCTCGCACCCAGgcccagagagaggggacagagtcGGGCTGTGATCCAGCTAACCCTGGAGGAGGACCAGGCTATAACCAACCTACTGAAGCTCCATCACCAAGAGCCTGTCCATCCAGAGGTCACCACCGCCGTCACCTCCACCCAG GTGGATTGTCCTGAAGGAACATCACCAGTTGATCACACCTCAACCCTCAGCCAGCTATCAGTGGGTCAGTTCATTCCCACCTCCAACCCATCTCCAGCTGAAGAGATGGGGCTCTTTCACAGAGAGGACCAGCTCTTTGTGTCAGCCATCTTGGAGCCCCAATATCAGAACCAGGCCAGACTGAGGTCTGATGTGGAGCTGGAGGCAGCGAACGCATTGCTCACTATGGATGAGGAGTCGGCCGGCCTGATGGATGATGAAGGGACCTGGAACCAGATTCAGACCCTGGACAGGCCCTCTAACAGAAGCCCTGAGAATCTACACCTCCAGTACTTCTCACCCGAAGAGTGTGATTGTGATACACTGCCATTAGAAGACGATGAAAGCTGCCTATCCCCCAACGCTTTGCCTCCAATAACCAGTACTTGGGATGCGGTGGCCCTGAGAAATGGGACTGTCACAGAGTCTGAAGGGACGGCTGTGGATGCCCTGTTAAGACTGGGTGACCTCACAACCCCATGTTGTCCTCATTTCAGTTAA